In a single window of the Eshraghiella crossota genome:
- the fabK gene encoding enoyl-[acyl-carrier-protein] reductase FabK, whose product MKTRVTELLGIEYPIIQGGMAWVAESHLAAAVSAAGGLGIIGSATAPAEVVKNWIKEIKNTTDKPFGINIMLMSPYADEVAHLAAEEKVAAVTTGAGNPGKYLKLWKDAGVKVMPVVASVAMAKLMERGGADAVIAEGCESGGHIGDITTMALLPQVVDAVSIPVIGAGGIGDGRGVAAAFMLGAEAVQMGTRFVVADESIVHDNYKDKIIASKDIDSAVTGRSTGHPVRCIRNKLTKEYIKLEESGASVDEIEKFAAGSLRKAVVDGDVVYGSVMAGQIAGMIKKRQSCKEIITELMAETEALFKNAPARLN is encoded by the coding sequence ATGAAAACAAGAGTAACAGAATTACTTGGAATTGAGTATCCTATTATTCAGGGCGGTATGGCATGGGTAGCTGAGAGCCATCTTGCAGCAGCGGTTTCAGCAGCAGGAGGACTTGGAATTATCGGTTCTGCCACAGCACCGGCTGAAGTTGTCAAAAACTGGATTAAAGAAATTAAGAATACAACAGACAAACCATTTGGTATTAATATTATGCTTATGAGCCCTTATGCCGATGAGGTTGCACATCTGGCAGCAGAAGAGAAGGTTGCAGCCGTTACAACAGGCGCAGGTAATCCGGGCAAATATCTTAAGCTTTGGAAGGATGCAGGCGTAAAGGTTATGCCGGTTGTTGCATCAGTTGCAATGGCAAAGCTTATGGAAAGAGGCGGAGCCGATGCGGTTATCGCAGAAGGCTGTGAGTCCGGCGGACATATCGGTGACATTACAACAATGGCACTTTTGCCACAGGTTGTAGATGCAGTTTCAATACCTGTAATCGGAGCCGGAGGAATCGGTGACGGCAGAGGTGTTGCGGCAGCATTTATGTTAGGAGCCGAAGCTGTCCAGATGGGAACAAGATTTGTTGTTGCAGATGAATCAATAGTCCATGATAATTATAAGGATAAAATTATCGCATCTAAGGACATAGATTCAGCCGTTACGGGAAGAAGCACAGGACATCCTGTACGTTGTATCCGTAACAAACTTACCAAAGAATATATTAAGCTTGAAGAAAGCGGTGCATCAGTTGACGAAATCGAGAAATTTGCGGCAGGTTCACTCCGCAAAGCGGTTGTTGACGGAGACGTTGTATACGGAAGTGTTATGGCAGGCCAGATTGCCGGAATGATTAAGAAGAGACAGTCATGTAAAGAGATAATAACAGAGCTCATGGCTGAGACAGAAGCATTATTTAAAAATGCACCTGCAAGACTTAACTAG
- a CDS encoding ABC transporter permease, producing MKLLKHSAAMIKKTFRNYMMLSITVFLTFTFLLGFLIYTDSGIYNKYKELMGNDYKIILSHNRMDSDSGNKINILTSRLEEMGDTHFYYIKKTLARDTYGNQCRVQILPNYVWAVFEYGDVGVERVEMNGEKSFALKQGEALVSDRMYENLKKSFDREPEISMVFEKEGNNKKIYKFNIVGTYTPKQYENTQETGVEDPIYISGVGIDDSEYEIHNYQTVIRTDKPSLVINCLKSMNMSIMNVMDEQNNAIKEENIVIRNKYIIAAVLFVILGINLYSAFSNALNERKYEIGIKRAIGAGKKDIMMQFLTEGIIVMGINIFLSIVASINIFVIYKAIMFYAKDYRYVICLSGQSVILYAVLTLSISALFSTLFAYKCTRVEIVKYLKE from the coding sequence GTGAAATTACTTAAACACTCGGCTGCAATGATAAAAAAGACCTTCAGAAACTATATGATGCTTTCCATAACGGTATTTCTGACATTTACATTTTTACTCGGTTTTCTTATTTATACGGATTCGGGAATTTATAACAAATATAAAGAATTAATGGGAAATGATTACAAGATAATCTTGTCCCATAACCGTATGGACTCTGATTCCGGCAACAAAATAAATATATTAACGTCGAGACTGGAAGAAATGGGTGACACTCATTTTTACTATATAAAAAAGACACTGGCAAGAGATACTTACGGGAATCAATGCCGGGTTCAGATTCTGCCTAATTATGTATGGGCGGTTTTTGAATATGGTGATGTGGGTGTGGAGCGTGTAGAGATGAACGGTGAAAAAAGCTTTGCATTAAAACAGGGCGAAGCACTTGTTTCTGACAGAATGTATGAGAATCTTAAGAAATCTTTTGACAGGGAACCTGAGATCAGCATGGTTTTTGAAAAAGAAGGAAACAATAAAAAGATATATAAGTTCAACATAGTAGGAACATATACACCTAAACAGTATGAGAATACACAGGAAACAGGAGTCGAAGACCCGATATACATAAGTGGTGTAGGGATTGATGATTCCGAATATGAGATACACAATTATCAGACCGTAATAAGAACCGATAAACCATCATTGGTTATAAACTGCCTTAAAAGCATGAATATGTCGATAATGAATGTGATGGATGAACAGAATAATGCTATAAAAGAAGAAAACATTGTCATAAGGAATAAGTACATAATAGCAGCAGTTTTGTTCGTGATTCTGGGTATTAATCTTTATAGTGCGTTTTCCAATGCACTCAATGAAAGAAAATACGAAATAGGAATAAAAAGGGCAATAGGTGCAGGCAAAAAAGATATTATGATGCAGTTCCTGACAGAAGGCATTATTGTAATGGGAATAAATATATTTTTATCCATTGTGGCTTCGATTAATATTTTTGTGATTTATAAAGCAATAATGTTCTATGCAAAGGACTACAGATATGTAATCTGTCTGTCCGGACAGTCGGTAATTTTATATGCTGTATTGACGTTATCGATTTCTGCTTTGTTCAGTACATTGTTTGCATACAAGTGTACAAGAGTTGAAATTGTCAAATATCTTAAAGAATGA
- a CDS encoding ATP-dependent nuclease, protein MRIEYIRISNFKSIDNLEIKDIENALILVGQNNTGKSTVIDAIRAVCGDYKIQFDDFDDSGANIEISIRLRIFDSDLANLQKMGLVSRCRRYEPWLREFGERLPSYVPDGEEFDEPDGGVLSFTFYANRTGKVRWDDGFHKNNQWISTIFPKIYYLDAERNLTVFSRDMLFLQENEEMKCMKAGCCIFEHAKKCNHCFSCIGLINRKTVEELTAFETSKLLEYKTYQMNLDEFSAKVNRIYRRNGGQDTIVYSMNNDLESMLTVNTEIHTDAGGFTRPVSYMGRGMRSIYMLSLLEADLDDSNYPCIIMMEEPEMSLHPTLQKKSGDILYRLSKKHQVIFTTHSPNLLPNFNSRQIRQMVCDREGRSVVKEKTDISVILSDLGYTANDLMNVNFVFIVEGKQDKSRLPILLKKYYSEMYDEDGNLSRVAIITTNSCTNIKTYANLKYMNQVYIRDQFLMIRDGDGKKPKELRKQLCRYYEEQDLRDVDHLPRVTEKNVLILKYYSFENYFLNPAIMAKLGVIKSESDFYKIFLQKWKEYLNRIRSGIHLKQIMGHDLQSIQDVKDNMELIKRYMRGHNVFDIFYGRYKNSETELLTKYVELAPREDFADILNSIDRFIIFESRKK, encoded by the coding sequence ATGAGAATAGAATATATCCGCATCAGTAATTTTAAATCAATAGATAATCTGGAAATTAAAGATATAGAAAATGCACTTATTCTCGTAGGACAGAATAATACAGGAAAAAGTACGGTAATAGATGCAATAAGAGCGGTATGTGGTGACTACAAAATACAATTCGATGATTTTGATGACAGTGGTGCCAATATCGAAATAAGCATAAGACTCAGAATTTTTGACAGTGACCTTGCCAATCTTCAAAAAATGGGATTGGTCAGCCGCTGCCGGAGATATGAACCATGGCTCAGGGAATTTGGAGAACGGCTTCCGTCCTATGTTCCGGATGGAGAAGAATTTGACGAACCTGATGGTGGCGTGTTATCGTTTACCTTTTATGCCAATAGGACAGGAAAAGTAAGGTGGGATGACGGTTTTCATAAAAATAACCAGTGGATTTCAACAATTTTTCCAAAAATATATTACTTGGATGCGGAGAGAAACCTTACCGTATTTTCCAGGGATATGCTTTTTTTGCAGGAAAATGAGGAAATGAAATGTATGAAAGCAGGATGTTGTATTTTTGAGCATGCCAAAAAATGCAACCATTGTTTTTCCTGTATTGGCCTTATAAACAGAAAAACGGTGGAGGAATTGACCGCCTTTGAAACTTCAAAGCTTCTTGAATATAAGACATATCAGATGAATCTTGATGAGTTTTCGGCAAAGGTGAACAGGATATACAGAAGAAACGGAGGACAGGACACCATTGTATATTCAATGAATAATGATTTGGAAAGCATGCTTACCGTGAACACGGAGATTCATACAGATGCAGGCGGATTTACAAGGCCTGTATCATATATGGGACGGGGAATGAGAAGCATATACATGCTGTCCCTTCTGGAAGCAGATCTGGATGATAGTAATTATCCATGCATCATAATGATGGAAGAACCTGAAATGTCATTACATCCTACATTACAAAAAAAGTCAGGGGATATTCTTTATCGTCTTTCCAAAAAACACCAGGTTATTTTTACAACACATTCGCCTAATCTTCTCCCTAATTTTAACAGCAGGCAGATAAGACAGATGGTCTGTGACAGGGAAGGAAGGTCCGTGGTTAAGGAAAAGACGGATATAAGTGTCATTTTGTCAGATCTGGGATATACGGCAAACGATCTGATGAATGTGAACTTTGTTTTTATTGTTGAGGGAAAACAGGATAAAAGCAGACTTCCTATTCTTCTAAAAAAATATTATAGTGAGATGTATGACGAAGATGGCAATCTTAGCAGGGTTGCGATAATTACTACCAACAGTTGTACCAATATTAAGACCTATGCCAACCTTAAATATATGAATCAGGTATATATAAGAGACCAGTTTCTGATGATAAGGGACGGTGACGGTAAAAAACCAAAAGAATTGAGAAAACAGCTTTGCAGGTATTACGAAGAGCAGGATTTACGGGACGTAGACCATCTCCCGAGAGTAACGGAGAAGAATGTCCTTATATTAAAATACTATTCTTTTGAAAACTATTTTCTTAATCCCGCGATAATGGCAAAATTAGGTGTCATTAAGTCAGAATCAGATTTTTACAAAATATTTCTTCAGAAATGGAAAGAATATCTGAACAGGATAAGGAGCGGAATACATTTAAAACAGATTATGGGACATGATCTGCAAAGTATACAGGATGTAAAAGATAATATGGAACTTATAAAACGCTATATGCGGGGACATAATGTTTTTGATATTTTTTACGGAAGATATAAAAACAGCGAAACCGAATTGCTTACAAAATATGTTGAGCTTGCACCAAGGGAAGACTTTGCGGATATTCTTAATTCAATAGACCGTTTTATTATATTTGAAAGTAGAAAAAAATAA
- a CDS encoding 2-hydroxyacid dehydrogenase — protein MKILFYDAKQYDIESFNKQLKDYPEITVDYIETDINERTASLADGYDAICAFVSSDLGKNTIKTLGEKGVSLILMRCAGYNNVDLATADDLGITVLRVPGYSPEAVAEHAMTLAMCVNRRIHKEYIKVRENNFSLVGLKGLNFYGKTAGIIGTGKIGAAMARICHGFGMKVIAYDKYPNKNLDFIEYKELEEVLRESDLISLHCPLTVENYHMINAKTISLMKDNVIFVNTSRGELVDTEDLIAGIRSKKFHGVGLDVYEEEGHNVFENREEDILESSITARLLSFPNVIITSHQAFFTEEALEAISRTTLDNAMDFKKGSINQMNQVK, from the coding sequence ATGAAAATTTTATTTTATGATGCAAAACAATATGATATCGAATCTTTTAACAAACAGCTAAAAGATTATCCTGAAATCACAGTTGACTATATAGAAACAGATATAAATGAAAGAACAGCATCTCTCGCGGATGGGTATGATGCCATATGTGCGTTTGTAAGTTCTGACCTTGGTAAGAATACAATAAAAACATTGGGAGAAAAGGGCGTCTCACTTATTCTTATGAGATGCGCGGGTTATAATAATGTTGACCTTGCCACTGCCGATGATCTGGGTATTACAGTGCTTCGTGTTCCGGGATATTCGCCTGAAGCAGTAGCAGAACACGCCATGACACTTGCTATGTGTGTTAACAGAAGAATTCATAAAGAATATATAAAGGTAAGAGAGAATAACTTCAGCCTTGTGGGACTCAAGGGACTTAATTTTTACGGAAAAACAGCGGGTATAATCGGAACAGGCAAGATAGGAGCGGCAATGGCAAGAATCTGTCACGGATTTGGGATGAAAGTAATAGCTTACGATAAGTACCCTAACAAAAATCTTGATTTTATAGAATACAAAGAGTTAGAAGAAGTTTTACGGGAATCTGACCTTATATCTTTACATTGCCCGCTTACTGTGGAGAATTATCATATGATTAATGCCAAGACTATTTCTCTTATGAAGGATAATGTTATTTTTGTAAATACGTCAAGAGGCGAACTTGTTGACACGGAAGACCTGATTGCAGGCATAAGATCAAAAAAATTCCACGGCGTGGGTCTTGATGTGTACGAGGAAGAAGGACACAATGTATTTGAGAACAGGGAGGAAGATATTCTTGAGTCTTCAATTACAGCAAGGCTTCTTTCATTCCCTAACGTAATTATAACCTCTCATCAGGCTTTTTTTACTGAAGAAGCCCTTGAAGCAATAAGCAGGACAACCCTTGATAATGCTATGGATTTCAAGAAAGGCTCAATCAATCAGATGAATCAGGTAAAGTAA
- a CDS encoding nucleoside recognition domain-containing protein: protein MKIIIYLSEFMIPITAIFIVGYGLIKKQKVYEQFIDGAKDGLGTVLSIIPTLIGLMIGVKVISASGLLLWIAKAIGKYTTHIGVPADVIPIIIVRFFSSNAANTLCLDLFERCGTDSYEGFLVSIIMSCTETIFYTLSVYATAAKVTKTRWTLAGAFIATMAGVAASVVITSMVI, encoded by the coding sequence ATGAAAATAATAATATATCTTTCGGAATTTATGATTCCGATTACTGCAATTTTTATTGTGGGTTATGGTCTGATAAAAAAACAGAAAGTCTATGAACAGTTTATTGATGGGGCAAAGGACGGACTGGGGACTGTCCTTTCAATAATTCCTACACTTATTGGATTAATGATAGGTGTTAAGGTTATAAGCGCATCCGGTCTGTTATTGTGGATTGCCAAGGCCATCGGAAAATATACTACACATATCGGAGTACCGGCGGATGTGATTCCGATTATTATAGTAAGATTTTTCTCATCAAATGCGGCAAATACATTATGCCTGGATTTATTTGAGCGGTGTGGGACGGATTCTTATGAGGGATTCCTCGTGAGTATCATTATGAGCTGTACGGAGACAATATTTTATACTTTAAGTGTATATGCTACGGCGGCAAAGGTTACCAAAACACGATGGACTCTTGCAGGAGCATTTATAGCAACAATGGCAGGAGTTGCTGCAAGCGTAGTTATTACGAGTATGGTAATATAA
- a CDS encoding ABC transporter ATP-binding protein, with the protein MAVEKVCIDLKNITKSYETPVLKDISLHITNGDYIAIVGMSGAGKSTLMNIIGLIEGYDSGTYEFDGELINNKLDYAKIRREKIGFIFQAYNLIPTLTCKENIELPSLYSRTGPQDIDLLSGILNISHLLDKKTAYLSGGEKQRVAIARALVLNPSLIIADEPTGNLDEVNTKEVLNILKNENEKGRAIIVITHDMKVALNAKRRYRLEEGVLREIT; encoded by the coding sequence ATGGCGGTTGAAAAAGTATGCATTGACTTAAAAAATATTACAAAAAGCTATGAGACCCCTGTATTAAAAGATATATCATTACATATTACAAATGGCGATTACATTGCAATTGTAGGAATGTCAGGAGCCGGAAAATCCACACTTATGAATATAATCGGACTTATCGAAGGGTATGATTCGGGAACGTATGAATTTGACGGAGAATTAATTAACAACAAACTGGATTATGCAAAAATAAGAAGAGAAAAGATAGGTTTTATTTTTCAGGCTTATAATCTGATTCCCACATTGACCTGTAAAGAAAATATAGAATTGCCCTCATTATATTCAAGGACCGGTCCGCAGGATATAGATTTGCTCTCCGGTATCCTTAATATTTCTCATTTGTTAGATAAAAAGACAGCCTATCTGAGTGGTGGTGAAAAGCAGAGAGTTGCAATTGCAAGGGCTCTTGTGCTTAATCCGTCATTAATAATTGCCGATGAACCCACAGGTAATCTTGACGAAGTAAATACAAAAGAGGTTCTCAATATACTGAAAAATGAGAATGAAAAAGGACGGGCTATAATAGTTATTACGCACGATATGAAGGTTGCATTAAATGCAAAACGCAGATATCGTCTGGAGGAAGGTGTGTTACGTGAAATTACTTAA
- the fabZ gene encoding 3-hydroxyacyl-ACP dehydratase FabZ gives MLMGIKEIKEILPHRHPFLLVDCIEELVPGERAVGYKNLTYDESFFAGHFPDEPVMPGVLIVEALAQTGAVAVLCLPENKGRTAYFAGINACKFKNKVVPGDRLRLECEIIKRKGPVGVGKATATVDGKVAAVAEITFAIG, from the coding sequence ATGTTAATGGGAATTAAGGAAATCAAAGAGATTCTTCCTCACAGACATCCGTTTCTGCTTGTTGACTGTATAGAGGAACTAGTGCCGGGAGAAAGAGCCGTGGGATATAAGAACCTTACATACGATGAAAGCTTTTTTGCCGGACATTTTCCTGACGAGCCTGTTATGCCGGGTGTATTAATAGTTGAAGCACTTGCACAGACAGGAGCGGTTGCGGTCCTCTGCCTTCCTGAAAACAAAGGTAGGACAGCTTATTTTGCAGGCATCAACGCTTGCAAATTTAAAAATAAAGTTGTTCCGGGAGACAGACTCAGACTTGAATGCGAGATTATTAAGAGAAAAGGTCCTGTCGGAGTGGGCAAGGCAACGGCAACGGTTGACGGAAAAGTAGCTGCTGTGGCAGAAATTACTTTTGCAATCGGATAA
- a CDS encoding AI-2E family transporter has protein sequence MDDNCVKTEETGTSGRKRFKLPNKYLTIGLVAFIVVAACILFYYLFFEDKSLFGFFKISIQSVRAFIIGAVLAYLLKPICAIFENWLGKAFAKLKNRKRAKNLQINIAIGCTAILFVALVYVLFAAIIPEVIDSVMTISENVPGWLQNISDWLTKLAKNNANMQAQIKDFFTNFSDKVVEFLNEFLINGGKTEVVISGVTNSLKSILVLLKDILVGGVSCIYILHERKKFAVQGKMLVYSIFKGKWADKVMEEIKYTDKMFSGFINGKIIDSIIIGILCFIVTSLCRIPYALLISVFVGITNIIPFFGPFIGAIPSALIVLMISPIKCLYFIIIIVAIQQFDGNILGPKILGNSTGLSSFWVLFSITFFGGIWGFAGMVLGVPVFAVLYDIIRRLVKKGLDKRNRTEMYDEYELDRHIEIQERAEAKAKRVSRLTRFKSYKVHPDDDKNKN, from the coding sequence ATGGACGACAACTGTGTTAAAACAGAAGAAACGGGAACATCCGGCAGAAAAAGATTTAAGCTGCCTAATAAATATCTGACAATCGGTCTGGTTGCATTTATTGTAGTTGCAGCATGTATTTTATTTTATTATTTATTTTTTGAAGATAAGTCACTGTTTGGATTTTTCAAAATATCAATCCAAAGCGTAAGGGCATTTATAATAGGTGCGGTTCTGGCATATCTGCTTAAGCCGATATGTGCTATTTTTGAAAACTGGCTTGGCAAGGCTTTTGCTAAATTAAAGAATAGAAAGCGGGCAAAAAATCTGCAGATTAATATAGCAATAGGGTGTACGGCAATATTGTTTGTTGCACTTGTATATGTTCTTTTTGCAGCCATTATTCCTGAGGTAATAGACAGTGTAATGACTATATCTGAGAATGTTCCGGGATGGCTTCAGAATATTTCGGACTGGCTGACAAAGCTTGCAAAGAATAATGCGAATATGCAGGCACAGATTAAAGACTTTTTTACGAATTTCTCAGACAAAGTTGTGGAATTTCTCAATGAATTCCTTATAAATGGCGGCAAAACAGAGGTTGTGATTTCAGGTGTTACGAACAGCCTTAAAAGCATACTTGTACTTCTTAAAGATATACTTGTCGGTGGTGTTTCATGTATATACATTCTTCATGAACGTAAGAAATTCGCAGTCCAGGGTAAGATGCTTGTATACAGCATTTTTAAAGGAAAATGGGCGGACAAGGTTATGGAAGAAATCAAGTATACAGATAAGATGTTCAGTGGATTTATTAATGGTAAAATAATAGATTCCATTATCATAGGTATACTCTGTTTCATTGTTACATCACTTTGCAGAATACCATATGCTTTGCTTATAAGCGTTTTTGTAGGCATTACCAATATTATTCCGTTTTTCGGACCTTTTATCGGAGCAATTCCGTCGGCACTTATTGTCCTTATGATAAGCCCTATAAAGTGCCTGTATTTTATCATAATAATTGTGGCAATACAGCAGTTTGACGGTAATATTCTCGGACCTAAGATACTCGGCAACAGTACAGGACTTTCAAGTTTCTGGGTACTCTTTTCCATTACATTTTTCGGCGGTATATGGGGATTTGCCGGAATGGTTTTAGGTGTACCTGTTTTTGCGGTACTCTATGATATTATAAGAAGACTTGTGAAAAAGGGCCTTGATAAGAGAAACAGAACAGAAATGTATGATGAATACGAACTTGACAGGCATATAGAGATTCAGGAAAGAGCAGAAGCTAAGGCAAAGAGGGTAAGCAGACTTACCAGATTTAAGTCATATAAAGTTCATCCTGATGATGATAAGAATAAAAATTAA
- a CDS encoding TIGR00266 family protein produces MNYTIEGGTLPTLILNLEAGETIMTEGGAMSWMSPNMLMETTTNGGFGKMMGRMFSGEKLFMNRYTAQGGPGMIAMASSLPGSIKPFEIVPGRELICQKSSFLSCTPGIELSVAFQKKLGAGFFGGEGFIMQKLSGQGLAFIEIDGYCKEYELAPGQQIVLDTGYLAAMEATCKMDIKSTGGVKNALFGGEGFFNTIVTGPGKVYVQSMPMSKMFGALGSTNK; encoded by the coding sequence ATGAATTACACAATTGAAGGCGGTACATTGCCAACACTTATTTTGAACCTCGAAGCAGGCGAAACAATTATGACAGAAGGAGGAGCAATGTCGTGGATGTCTCCTAATATGCTAATGGAGACAACTACCAATGGTGGTTTTGGTAAGATGATGGGAAGAATGTTCAGCGGTGAAAAATTATTTATGAACCGTTATACAGCACAGGGTGGTCCGGGAATGATTGCCATGGCATCAAGTTTACCGGGAAGCATCAAACCATTTGAGATTGTTCCGGGCAGAGAGCTTATCTGTCAGAAATCATCATTTCTTTCATGCACACCGGGCATTGAACTTTCAGTAGCTTTCCAGAAAAAGCTTGGAGCAGGTTTCTTTGGCGGTGAAGGATTTATTATGCAGAAATTATCAGGTCAGGGACTTGCATTTATTGAAATTGACGGATATTGCAAAGAATATGAATTGGCACCCGGTCAGCAGATTGTTCTTGATACCGGTTATCTTGCGGCAATGGAAGCAACATGCAAAATGGATATTAAGTCAACAGGCGGCGTTAAGAATGCTTTATTTGGTGGAGAAGGTTTCTTTAACACGATTGTAACAGGTCCTGGTAAAGTATACGTTCAGTCAATGCCAATGAGCAAAATGTTTGGCGCGTTAGGATCAACTAACAAATAA
- a CDS encoding ATP-binding protein, translated as MEYIKRHAEATVNTLSKMFGAILVAGPRQVGKTTMLQRITEGMNYATLDDLIVRAVAQEQSGTFFKDNPPPVFVDEIQKAPELFSQIKMFIDREHKKGQFFMCGSQQFQMMKGVSESLSGRIGLVTLLGFSLRERYGVSNDTPFLPTDEYFDGRKKQLANIPYEDVWKMIHRGSMPELCENPDFDWQMFYGAYVRTYIERDVRDLSEIGDTVKFTRFMTAAAASTGQLVNLASMARDVGISQPTAERWLSILVASNIVYLLKPYSNNITKRAVKTPKLYFLDTGLAAYLTRWNTPDVLKNGAMAGAFFESFVISEIIKSYYNKGIVEPPLYFYRDKDMNEIDLVIEENGTLYPLEMKKHADPQKKDMDAFNLLDKIPGTERGPGGVICLYDRLITLKSNDRVIPINYL; from the coding sequence ATGGAATATATTAAACGACATGCAGAAGCAACGGTGAATACGCTTTCCAAAATGTTTGGCGCGATCCTTGTCGCCGGCCCGCGGCAGGTCGGTAAAACCACTATGCTTCAGCGCATTACAGAAGGGATGAACTATGCAACTCTCGACGATCTGATTGTCCGTGCGGTTGCACAGGAGCAAAGCGGTACCTTTTTCAAAGACAATCCGCCTCCGGTGTTTGTTGATGAAATCCAGAAGGCACCGGAATTGTTTTCTCAGATCAAGATGTTTATAGACCGGGAACATAAAAAAGGGCAGTTTTTCATGTGCGGCTCTCAGCAGTTTCAAATGATGAAGGGCGTTAGTGAATCACTGTCCGGCAGAATCGGACTGGTAACTCTGCTTGGTTTTTCTTTGCGCGAGCGGTACGGTGTTTCCAATGACACACCGTTTCTGCCTACGGATGAGTATTTTGATGGGCGCAAAAAGCAGCTTGCCAACATTCCATACGAGGATGTATGGAAGATGATCCACCGCGGCTCTATGCCGGAGCTCTGTGAGAATCCGGATTTTGATTGGCAGATGTTTTATGGCGCATATGTGCGAACCTATATTGAACGCGATGTTCGGGATCTGTCTGAGATCGGAGACACCGTAAAATTCACTCGCTTTATGACTGCTGCCGCAGCGTCCACCGGGCAGCTCGTCAACCTTGCCTCTATGGCGCGGGATGTCGGGATCAGTCAGCCGACGGCGGAACGATGGCTTTCGATTCTTGTGGCTTCCAACATTGTTTATCTGCTGAAGCCATACTCAAACAACATCACCAAGCGTGCAGTGAAGACTCCAAAGCTGTATTTCTTGGATACCGGGCTGGCGGCCTACCTTACACGGTGGAATACGCCGGATGTTCTGAAAAACGGCGCTATGGCCGGCGCTTTCTTTGAGAGCTTCGTGATTTCCGAGATCATTAAGAGTTATTATAACAAGGGAATCGTTGAACCGCCGCTGTATTTCTATCGAGACAAAGATATGAATGAGATTGATCTTGTGATCGAAGAAAACGGAACACTGTATCCTCTCGAAATGAAAAAGCATGCGGATCCACAGAAGAAGGATATGGATGCATTCAATTTGCTCGACAAGATCCCCGGCACTGAGCGTGGCCCGGGCGGAGTGATTTGTCTTTATGACAGGCTTATCACACTGAAAAGCAATGACCGTGTTATTCCCATCAACTATCTGTGA